The sequence below is a genomic window from Tenacibaculum tangerinum.
CAAGAAAAGCTAGGGGCGTTGAAGAAAAATTATACTGATCTTAAGATGGCTCACGCCATAACTCCATTGGAAAACCCATTAGAGTTACGTAGCTTAAGAAAAACTGTGGCAAGAATTGCTACAGAGTTAACTAAAAGAGAATTACAATAATTCTAGTCAGTTTTAAAGATGGAAAAAAGAAATCTTAGAAAAGAGAGAATCGGTGTAGTATCTAGCAACAAAATGGAGAAATCTATCGTAGTTAGCGAGGTAAAAAGAGTAAAACACCCAATGTACGGAAAGTTCGTATTAAAAACGAAGAAGTACGTTGCACATGACGAGAATAACGATTGCAACGAAGGTGATACTGTAAGGATCATGGAAACGCGTCCTATGAGTAAATCTAAACGTTGGAGATTAGTAGAAATCCTAGAAAGAGCTAAATAATATGTTACAGACAGAATCAAGATTAAAAGTCGCAGATAACACTGGAGCAAAAGAAGTTTTAGTGATAAGAGTTTTAGGAGGAACAAAAAAGCGTTACGCTAGCGTTGGAGATAAAATCGTAGTATCGGTAAAATCTGCAACTCCAAACGGAACTGTAAAGAAAGGTCAAGTATCTCGTGCAGTTGTTGTTCGTACTAAGAAAGAAGTTAGACGTAAAGACGGATCGTATATCAGATTTGATGATAATGCTTGTGTACTTTTAAATCCTGCAGAGGAAATGAGAGGAACTCGTGTATTCGGACCTGTGGCTCGTGAATTACGTGAGAAACAATTTATGAAAATAGTATCATTAGCACCTGAGGTGTTATAAAATCAAATTTTAAAATGAAAAAATTTAAAATTAAATCAGGAGATACTGTTAAAGTTATAGCAGGAGATCACAAAGGATCTGAAGGAAAAGTGTTACAAATTCTTAAAGATAAGGATAGAGTAGTAGTAGAAGGTGTAAACATGGTGTCTAAACACACTAAACCAAGCGCTACAAATCCACAAGGAGGAATTGTAAAGAAAGAAGCACCATTACACATATCAAACGTAGCTTTAACCGAAAATGGAGAAGCAGTAAGAGTTGGATATAAAATGGAAGGAGATAAAAAAGTAAGAGTGTCAAAAAAATCAGATAAAGCAATATAACAATGAGTTACGTACCAAGATTAAAAGAAGAGTACAAGAGCAGAGTTATCAAAGCTCTTACTGATGAGTTTGGTTATAGCAATGTAATGCAAGTACCTAAATTACAAAAAATCGTTGTAAGCAAAGGGGTAGGCGCAGCTATAGCAGATAAGAAGTTAATAGAATATGCAATTGATGAGTTAACAACAATTACAGGTCAAAAAGCAGTATCTACCATTTCTAAAAAAGACGTTGCAAACTTCAAATTACGTAAAGGAATGCCAATCGGAGCAAAAGTTACGTTAAGAGGAGATAAAATGTACGAATTTTTAGATAGATTGGTAACTGCCTCTTTGCCACGTGTAAGAGACTTTAACGGAATCAAAGCAAATGGTTTTGATGGTAGAGGTAATTACAACTTAGGTATTACCGAACAAATCATCTACCCAGAGATTAATATTGACCAAGTGAAAAAAATTAGTGGTATGGATATTACATTTGTAACATCTGCTAGCACTGATAAAGAAGCAAAGTCATTATTAGGAGAATTAGGATTACCATTTAAAAAGAATTAATAAGATGGCTAAAGAATCAATGAAAGCGCGTGAGCGCAAAAGAGCTAAAACGGTTGCTAAGTACGCTGAAAAGAGAAAAGCTTTAAAAGAAGCTGGAGACTATGAAGCATTACAAAAGTTACCAAAAAACGCATCACCAGTTAGATTACACAATCGTTGTAAATTAACTGGACGTCCAAAAGGATATATGCGTCAGTTCGGAATTTCACGTGTTACTTTCCGTGAAATGGCTAACCAAGGATTAATTCCAGGAGTAAAGAAAGCAAGCTGGTAAAATAGCTCTTTAAATACAAAAACAAAGGTGTGTAACAAAACAAAGTTATACGCCTTTTTTTGTTCAAAAAAACGTTAATTAGTGAATAGACACACTTTTTTAGACAAAAATAAGCTTAACAAAACGTAATATTTTGATACTAAAAAGGATAATCACTAAAAACGTTTGATTTTTAAAAAGTTTATGTATATTTGCACTCTGTTTTTTATGGGGTAATTACGCCCAAAAAATAATGGTAAAAAGCTAAAAAGTTTGCTGCCAATTTGTAAGGGTAAGATAATCAGGTAAAAAACAAGAAAAATAAGTATTAACTGGTTTCAGGTTTAGTAATTACGGATTCGCCGTAGGTACAACAGAAATTACTAAAAACCAAAACCGCAATTTAATTAACTATGTATACAGATCCAATCGCGGATTTTCTTACTCGAGTGAGAAATGCTATTGCAGCAAATCACAGAGTAGTTGAAGTTCCTGCTTCAAAATTGAAGAAGGAAATGACGAAGATTTTGTTCGATCAAGGTTACATTTTAAGTTATCAGTTCAATGAAGATAAAGTTCAAGGAACTATTAAGATAGCGTTAAAATACGATCGTGATACGAAAGAATCAGTAATCAGAAAAATTCAAAGAATTTCAACACCAGGTTTACGTAGATACGTTGGCGCTAAAGAAATGCCAAGAGTATTAAACGGATTAGGTATTGCAATTGTTTCTACATCGAAAGGTGTAATGACAAACAAAAAAGCAAGACAAGAGAACGTTGGTGGAGAAGTATTGTGTTACGTTTACTAAAAACATTTTGTAAGATGAGTAGAATAGGAAAAAATCCAATCGCATTGCCACAAGGTGTTGAAGTAAAAGTAAACGACAATGTGGTTACAGTAAAAGGTAAATTAGGAGAGTTAACTCAAGAAATTAAATCTGGAATTACTGTAAAAGTTGAAGATGGTACGATCACTTTAGAAAGACCATCAGAAAGTAAAGATCATAGAGCTGCACACGGTTTGTATCGTGCTTTAATCAATAACATGGTTGAAGGTGTAAGTAAAGGTTTTACTAAAGAGTTAGAGTTAGTAGGTGTTGGTTATAGAGCATCTAACCAAGGACAAAAATTAGATTTAGCCTTAGGTTTCTCTCATAACATTATTTTAGATTTAGCTCCAGAAGTTAAGGTTGAAACCGTATCTGAAAAAGGTAAGAATCCAATCGTAAAGTTAACTTCATTTGACAAACAATTAGTAGGTCAAGTTGCAGCAAAAATTCGTTCATTCCGTAAGCCAGAACCTTACAAAGGAAAAGGAATTAAGTTTGTAGGAGAAGTATTAAGAAGAAAAGCAGGTAAATCTGCATAATAAATAAGAGAAATTATTATGGCATTATCAAAGCTTGAAAGAAGACAACGAATTAAGCATAGAATTAGAAAAATAGTTACAGGTACAGCTGAAAAACCAAGATTATCAGTTTTTAGAAGTAACAAAGAAATCTATGCTCAGTTAATTGATGACGTTGCTGGTGTAACATTAGCAGCTGCATCATCAAGAGATAAAGAAATTACATCAAGTTCTAAAGCAGAAGCAGCTACAGCAGTAGGAAAAGCAATTGCTGAAAAAGCAGCTAAAGCAGGTGTAGATACTGTTGCTTTCGATCGTAACGGGTATTTATACCACGGTAGAGTGAAAGTATTGGCAGACGCTGCAAGAGAAGCTGGTTTAAAATTTTAAGAAATTATATTATGTTAGGATATAAAAACGTAGAAAGAGTAAAACCAAGCGGATTAGAGCTTGTAGATAAATTAGTAGGTGTACAACGTGTTACCAAAGTAACTAAAGGGGGTAGAGCATTCGGTTTCTCTGCAATCGTAGTAGTTGGAGATGGTAACGGTGTTGTAGGTCACGGATTAGGAAAGTCTAAAGATGTTTCTTCAGCAATTGCAAAAGCAGTAGAAGACGCAAAGAAAAATTTAGTACGTATTCCAATCTTAGAAGGAACATTACCACACGAACAAAAAGGTAAATTTGGTGGAGCGAAAGTATTCATCAAGCCAGCTTCACACGGTACCGGGGTTATTGCCGGGGGTGCTGTACGTTTAGTATTAGAAGCTGTTGGTATTAAAGACGTATTATCAAAATCTCAAGGATCATCAAATCCTCACAACGTAGTAAAAGCAACTTTTGATGCGTTATTACAATTACGTAGTGCAGCAACTATTGCTAAGCAAAGAGGTATATCTTTAGAGAAAGTTTTTAACGGTTAAAATTTAAGACGATGAGTAAAATTAGAGTTACACAAGTAAAAAGTCAAATCGGTCGCCTTAAAAATCAAAAAAGAACGTTAGAGGCGTTAGGTTTACGTAAGATGAACCAAACTGTAGAACATGAAGCATCAGCTACAATTTTGGGTATGGTAAGTAAAGTTTCACACTTAGTTTCTGTAGAAGAAATTAAATAAGACAATATAAAGATGAGTTTACATAACTTAAAACCAGCAGCAGGATCTACAAAAAGCGGTAAAAGAATCGCTCGTGGAGAAGGTTCTGGTCACGGAGGTACCTCTACAAGAGGACACAAGGGAGCTAAATCTCGTTCTGGTTATTCTCGTAAAATAGGATTTGAAGGAGGACAAATGCCACTTCAAAGACGTGTACCTAAATTCGGTTTCACTAACATTAATCGTAAAGAATATGTTGGCGTGAATTTAGATAAGTTACAAGCATTAGTAGATAACGGAAAAATAACAGATACAGTTAATTTAGATGTTTTAGTAGAAAACAGATTGGCTCGTAAAAACGACCTAGTAAAAATATTAGGTGGTGGAGAGTTAAAAGCTAAATTAAATATAACTGTACACAAATTTACAGCATCAGCAAAAGCAGCTATTGAAGCAGCTGGAGGTGAAGCAGTAACATTATAAGAATTGTAAATGATGAATTTTATAAATACTTTAAAAGACATTTGGAAGATTGAAGAGTTAAAAGAAAAATTACTTTTAACCCTAGGTTTAATCGCTGTATACCGCTTTATGGCTGCAGTTCCTTTACCAGGAATTGACCCTACACAGTTATCGGCATTAAAAGACAGTACTGACGGTGGGCTTTTAGGTTTATTAAACGCATTTACAGGTGGGGCATTTGCTAGAGCGTCGGTAATGGCACTTGGTATAATGCCTTATATTTCTGCATCAATTGTAGTTCAATTAATGGGTATTGCGGTACCTTATTTGCAAAAATTACAAAAAGATGGAGAAAGTGGACGTAAGAAGATTACGCAAATAACAAGATGGCTTACGATTGCTATAACCTTGTTTCAAGCACCAACCTATATTGGAGTAATTCAAAATCAAATGGGTTTACCGCAAGAAGCATTCTTAGTAACAGGAGCAACATTTTGGATATCATCTATCATTCTTTTAAGTGCAGGAACAATTTTTGCCATGTGGTTAGGAGAGCGTATTACTGATAAAGGAGTTGGTAATGGAATATCATTATTAATTACTGTTGGTATTATTGCAAACTTTCCAGCAGCATTTATTCAAGAATTAGTTTCTAAGCAAACTGCTGGTGCTGGAGGAATTATGATGATTTTAATCGAATTAATAGTTTGGTTTGTAGTAATCTTGTTAACCGTATTATTAGTTACCGCAGTACGTAAAGTTGCTGTTCAATATGCACGTCGTACAGCCGTTACAAACATTAAAGATGTTGATGGTGCACGCCAGTACATTCCATTAAAATTGAATGCAGCAGGTGTAATGCCAATTATCTTTGCACAAGCTATTATGTTTTTACCAATAGCATTAGGGCAAAAATATCCAGCATTTAATAGTTTAACTGATATGAACGGTTTATGGTACAATGTAATATTTGCGTTACTAATCATTGTATTTAGTTACTTCTACACAGCGATTACGATTCCAACGAATAAAATGGCTGAGGACTTAAAAAGAAGTAATGGTTTTGTTCCAGGATATAAGCCAGGTGAAGAAACAGCCAATTATTTAGATTCAGTATTGTCAAAAATTACACTACCAGGATCTATATTTTTAGCAGCGTTATCTATTTTACCAGCTATTATTGTAAAGTTTGGGGTAACTCAAAACTGGGCAATGTTTTATGGAGGAACATCATTGATTATTATGGTAGGAGTTGCTATAGATACCATTCAGCAAATTAATTCGTACTTATTAAATAGTCGTTACGACGGTTTGATGAAAACAGGTAACAGTAATAGAAAATCATTAAAATAATATGGCTAAACAACCAGCAATTCAACAAGACGGAACTATAACAGAAGCATTATCAAATGCAATGTTTCGAGTAGAATTAGAGAACGGACATATTGTTACGGCTCACATTTCAGGAAAAATGCGTATGCATTACATCAAACTATTACCAGGAGATAAGGTAAAGTTAGAAATGAGTCCGTATGATTTATCAAAGGCAAGAATTACTTACAGATACTAACACACTAAGTTGTAAAGTTATAGAGAAGAAAGTTGTAAATGAGTTTCCTTTTAATCTTTAAACTTTTAAACTTTTAAACTAAAAAAGATGAAAGTAAGAGCATCAATTAAGAAAAGAAGTGCCGAGTGCAAAATAGTACGCAGAAAAGGCAGATTATACGTAATAAATAAGAAAAATCCTAGATTTAAACAACGACAAGGATAATAAAAAGACACTAGTCATTAGTAATTAGTAGTTAGATGAATCTGTCTGAAATAGCAATGTTTAGGATTCTAACAACTAAAAGCTAACAGCTAAAAACTAAATTATATGGCAAGAATCGCAGGTATAGATATTCCAAAGAATAAAAGAGGTGTTATCGCTTTAACATATATCTTTGGTATAGGAAGAAGCAGAGCTAAAGAGATTTTAGAAGCTGCTAACATAGATGAAAGCATCAAAGTTCAAGATTGGACCGATGATCAAATTGCAGCAATTCGTGAGCAAGTTGGAACTTACAAAATTGAAGGTGAGTTGCGTTCTGAAGTTCAATTAAGCATTAAACGTTTAATGGACATCGGATGTCAAAGAGGTATTCGTCACAGACTTGGTTTACCATTACGTGGACAAAGAACAAAGAATAACTCTCGTACAAGAAAAGGTAAGAGAAAAACTGTAGCTAACAAGAAAAAATAATCATTGATTATTTTTTACTAATAGTAAAGAATTATGGCAAAGTCTAAAGTAACAAAAAAACGTAAAGTTGTAATAGAATCAGTTGGTGAAGCTCACGTAACTGCCTCTTTCAACAATATTATTATTTCTTTAACAAACAAAAAAGGTGACGTAATTTCTTGGTCATCTGCAGGAAAAATGGGCTTTAGAGGTTCTAAAAAGAACACTCCTTACGCAGCTCAATTAGCAGCAGAAGATTGTGCAAACGTTGCTAAAGAAGCAGGTTTACGTAAAGTAAAAGTGTATGTTAAAGGACCAGGGAACGGTAGAGAATCTGCAATCAGATCTATCCACAATTCAGGTATTGAGGTAACAGAAATCATTGATGTTACTCCTATTCCTCACAACGGATGTCGTCCACCTAAAAGAAGAAGAGTATAAGTTGAATTCATTTTCAACTTATACTTTATTTTAGCGTACTTTTGTGCGCAAAAAAAATAAGTATTTTAACACAGTAGGATTCAAAGATTATCGAAGGAGTACGCCTTAATTCATAATCCCTACTAATTTTAATTAGAAATGGCAAGATATACAGGACCAAAAACTAAAATTGCTCGTAAGTTTGGCGAAGCAATCTTCGGAGACGACAAGAACTTCGAAAAAAGAAATTACCCTCCAGGACAACACGGAGTAGGTAAGAGAAGAGGTAAAAAATCTGAATACGCAGTTCAGTTAATGGAAAAGCAAAAAGCAAAATACACTTATGGTATTTTAGAGCGTCAGTTCCGTAACCTTTTCAAAAAAGCATCAGCTTCTCAAGGAGTAACAGGTGAAATCTTATTACAATTATGTGAATCTCGTTTAGATAACGTAGTATACCGTTTAGGTATTGCGAATTCACGTAGAGCTGCACGTCAGTTAGTATCTCACCGTCACATCACTGTGAATGGAGATATCGTAAATATTCCATCTTATAGTTTAAGAGAAGGAGATGTAGTAGCAGTAAGAGAAAAGTCGAAGTCGTTAGAAGCTATTGAAAATGCATTAGCTGCAAACAGCAGTGTATACGAGTGGTTAACTTGGAATTCAGATCAGAAATCAGGAACTTTTATAAAAGTACCAGAAAGATTACAAATTCCTGAGAATATTAAAGAGCAGTTAATCGTAGAATTATACTCTAAATAATAAATTAATCATATTGGTATTCAGCCAAAGGGTTCATTCGTATTTCTTCACACTTATAAACCGCGCAACTGAATAACAATTAAAACGAAGAAAAATATATGGCAATTTTAAATTTTCAAAAGCCTGATAAAGTAATAATGATTGAATCTACTGATTTTTCAGGAAGATTCGAATTCAGACCTCTTGAACCAGGTTTTGGATTAACCGTAGGGAACGCCTTACGAAGAGTATTATTATCTTCTTTAGAAGGATTTGCAATTACATCATTACGTATCGACGGGGTTGATCATGAATTTTCAACAATCGAGGGTGTTGTAGAAGATGTAACAGAAATCATCTTAAACTTAAAACAAGTACGTTTTAAGAAACAAATAGAAGAATCTGATAGAGAAACAGTTTCTATAGCAGTATCAGGACAAGAGCAATTAACAGCTGGTGACTTGCAAAAGTTTATCTCAGGTTTTCAAGTGCTAAATCCAGATTTAGTAATTTGTAACATGGATAAATCAGTAAAGTTGAATGCTGAAATTACCATTGAAAAAGGTAGAGGTTTTGTACCAGCAGAAGAAAATAAAAGAGCTGGTGCACCTTTAGGAACCATTTTTACAGATTCTATTTACACTCCTATAAAGAATGTAAAATACGCTGTTGAAAATTTCCGTGTAGAGCAAAAGACCGATTACGAAAAATTAGTTTTCGATATCGATACTGACGGTTCTATCAACCCAAAAGATGCCTTAACAGAAGCAGCTAAGATTTTAATCCACCACTTTATGTTATTCTCTGACGAGCGTATCACTTTAGAAGCAGATGAAATCGCACAAACTGAAACATACGATGAAGAATCATTACACATGCGTCAGTTATTAAAGACGAAATTAGTTGATATGGATTTATCAGTTCGTGCTTTAAACTGTTTAAAAGCTGCAGAAGTAGATACTTTAGGAGACTTAGTATCATTTAACAAAAGCGATTTAATGAAGTTTAGAAACTTTGGTAAAAAATCATTAACTGAATTAGATGAGTTAGTGGCTAACAAAGGACTAAGTTTTGGAATGGATTTAAGTAAATACAAATTAGATAAAGATTAACCTTTCATATTTTGCTCCCCTAAACTAGGGTAGTAGCAAGATGAGAGCTAAAACCAAATGTCATGAGACACGGAAAAAAATTTAATCATTTAGGGAGAAAAACAGCGCACAGAAAAGCGATGTTATCTAACATGGCTTGTTCTTTAATCGAGCACAAGCGAATTAATACTACTGAGGCTAAAGCGAAAGCTTTGCGTAAGTTTGTAGAGCCTTTAATTACAAAATCTAAAGACGATACAACCCACAACCGTCGTGTAGTATTTAGTTACTTACGTAGCAAAGAAGCTGTTACAGAATTATTTAAAGAGATTTCTGTAAAAGTAGCAGACAGACCAGGAGGATATGTACGTATCATCAAATTAGGAAACCGTCAAGGAGACAACGCTCCAATGGCAATGGTAGAATTAGTTGATTACAACGAGTTATACAATCCGAAAGGAAACAAAGCTAAAAAGAGTACTCGCCGTAGCCGTCGTGGTGGAGCGAAGAAAACTGAAGCAGCAGCTGTTGAAACTCAAACTTCACAAGAAGAAGAATAAAAATGAAAATTTTTATAAATTATATCAAAGGGATGAACATTTAATGTTTATCCCTTTTTTTATATATTTTTGCAAACAAATAACACAACACACTAAATGAAACCGACATATTTAAAATACATATCAAATAACATTAATACAATTATTTTAAATATCTAAGGTTACATGTGACCGCTTTAAAGCAATATACAACAAGCACATGAAATATCAAACGCGTAAAAAAGCATTAGTTCTATTAGCAGACGGAACTATTTTCTATGGTAAATCAATTGGAATAGAAGGAACCGCAACAGGAGAAATTTGTTTTAATACAGGTATGACAGGATACCAAGAAATTTTTACCGACCCATCATACTTTGGTCAGTTAATGGTAACCACCAATGCACATATTGGTAACTATGGGGTAAATGACGAAGAAGTAGAATCAGACGGAATAAAAATTTCAGGATTAATCTGTCGTAACTTTAGCTTTACACATTCTCGTGTAGACTCTGATGGGAATTTATTCGATTGGTTTAAAGAGCACAATTTGGTGGCCATTTCTGATGTCGATACCCGTGCTCTAGTATCGTATATTAGAGATAATGGAGCCATGAACGCCATTATTTCTACTGAAGTAGATAAGATAGAAGATTTAAAAAAACAGCTAGCCGATATACCAAATATGGAAGGTTTAGAGTTGGCTTCAAAAGTATCGACAAAAGAACCTTATTTTGTGGGTGATGAAAATGCCCCAATCAAAATATCAGCTTTAGATATAGGAATCAAGAAAAATATCTTGCGAAATTTAGTAAAGAGAGGTGCTTATATAAAAGTGTACCCATACAATGCAAGTTTTGAGCAAATGAGCGATTTCAATCCAGACGGATATTTTATTTCTAACGGACCTGGAGATCCAGAACCTCTAGAAGAAGCCCAAAATACAGCAAAAGAAATTATTAAAAGAAACTTACCGTTATTCGGAATTTGTCTAGGACATCAGGTAATAGCCTTGGCAAATGGTATTTCTACCTATAAAATGCATAACGGACATCGTGGAATTAACCACCCTGTAAAAAACTTATTGACAGGAAAAGGAGAAATCACTTCTCAAAACCATGGATTTGCTATTAACAGAGAGGAAACAGAAGCGCATCCAGATGTTGAAATTACACACGTGCATTTGAACGATAATACGGTTGCAGGTATTAGAATGAAATCTAAAAATGTATTTTCTGTACAGTATCATCCCGAAGCAAGTCCAGGACCACACGATGCAGAATACCTATTTGATCAATTCATAGAAAACATTAAAAAAGCGAAGGTTGAAGCGTAAACGTTTTCGTAACTTATTCTGTTTTAATCACTAAAAAACAAGACAAATAAGTAATTTAGCAAAGAAAATAATTTGATTCTCGTGGGCGTATCATCCACGGATTTATATATTAAAAATAAACAACTATGAGTATTATAATTAACATTCACGCACGTCAAATTTTTGATTCAAGAGGAAACCCTACAGTAGAGGTAGATGTAATTACCGAAAATGGTATTTTAGGAAGAGCTGCGGTACCCTCAGGAGCTTCTACAGGAGAGCATGAAGCAGTTGAGTTACGCGATGGTGGTAATGACTACATGGGTAAAGGAGTATTAAAAGCCATAGAAAATGTAAATACATTAATTGCACAAGAATTATTAGGAGTATCGGTTTTTGAACAAAATGCAATAGACCAACTAATGATTGATTTAGATGGAACACCTAACAAATCTAAATTAGGAGCCAATGCAATTTTAGGAGTTTCTTTGGCAGTAGCAAAGGCAGCTGCAAATGAACTAGGATTACCATTATACCGTTATGTAGGAGGAGTTTCAGCAAACACACTGCCAGTTCCTATGATGAACATTATCAACGGTGGTTCTCACTCTGATGCACCTATTGCATTTCAAGAATTTATGATAATGCCAGTAAAGGCAAAGAACTTTACAGAAGCAATGCAAATAGGTTCTGAAATTTTTCACAACTTAAAGAAGGTGTTACACGACCGTAATTTATCTACTGCTGTAGGTGATGAAGGTGGATTTGCACCTACTTTAGAAGGAACAGAAGATGCTATTGAAACCATTGCATTAGCAACCAAAAATGCAGGGTATACTTTTGGAGAAGAGGTAATGATAGCGTTAGATTGTGCTTCGGCAGAGTTTTATGTAGACGGAAAGTACGACTA
It includes:
- a CDS encoding DNA-directed RNA polymerase subunit alpha, translating into MAILNFQKPDKVIMIESTDFSGRFEFRPLEPGFGLTVGNALRRVLLSSLEGFAITSLRIDGVDHEFSTIEGVVEDVTEIILNLKQVRFKKQIEESDRETVSIAVSGQEQLTAGDLQKFISGFQVLNPDLVICNMDKSVKLNAEITIEKGRGFVPAEENKRAGAPLGTIFTDSIYTPIKNVKYAVENFRVEQKTDYEKLVFDIDTDGSINPKDALTEAAKILIHHFMLFSDERITLEADEIAQTETYDEESLHMRQLLKTKLVDMDLSVRALNCLKAAEVDTLGDLVSFNKSDLMKFRNFGKKSLTELDELVANKGLSFGMDLSKYKLDKD
- the rplQ gene encoding 50S ribosomal protein L17; the encoded protein is MRHGKKFNHLGRKTAHRKAMLSNMACSLIEHKRINTTEAKAKALRKFVEPLITKSKDDTTHNRRVVFSYLRSKEAVTELFKEISVKVADRPGGYVRIIKLGNRQGDNAPMAMVELVDYNELYNPKGNKAKKSTRRSRRGGAKKTEAAAVETQTSQEEE
- the carA gene encoding glutamine-hydrolyzing carbamoyl-phosphate synthase small subunit; translated protein: MKYQTRKKALVLLADGTIFYGKSIGIEGTATGEICFNTGMTGYQEIFTDPSYFGQLMVTTNAHIGNYGVNDEEVESDGIKISGLICRNFSFTHSRVDSDGNLFDWFKEHNLVAISDVDTRALVSYIRDNGAMNAIISTEVDKIEDLKKQLADIPNMEGLELASKVSTKEPYFVGDENAPIKISALDIGIKKNILRNLVKRGAYIKVYPYNASFEQMSDFNPDGYFISNGPGDPEPLEEAQNTAKEIIKRNLPLFGICLGHQVIALANGISTYKMHNGHRGINHPVKNLLTGKGEITSQNHGFAINREETEAHPDVEITHVHLNDNTVAGIRMKSKNVFSVQYHPEASPGPHDAEYLFDQFIENIKKAKVEA
- the eno gene encoding phosphopyruvate hydratase, with the protein product MSIIINIHARQIFDSRGNPTVEVDVITENGILGRAAVPSGASTGEHEAVELRDGGNDYMGKGVLKAIENVNTLIAQELLGVSVFEQNAIDQLMIDLDGTPNKSKLGANAILGVSLAVAKAAANELGLPLYRYVGGVSANTLPVPMMNIINGGSHSDAPIAFQEFMIMPVKAKNFTEAMQIGSEIFHNLKKVLHDRNLSTAVGDEGGFAPTLEGTEDAIETIALATKNAGYTFGEEVMIALDCASAEFYVDGKYDYAKFEGDKGAVRTSEEQATYLAELCEKYPIISIEDGMDENDWDGWKLLTDKVGDKVQLVGDDLFVTNVERLSRGIENGIANSILIKVNQIGTLTETIAAVNMAQNAGYTSVMSHRSGETEDNTIADLAVALNCGQIKTGSASRSDRMAKYNQLLRIEEELADVAYYPQKKAFKVQQ